The following are from one region of the Achromobacter xylosoxidans genome:
- a CDS encoding c-type cytochrome: MKRVLSRMLVASGLLLGASALSTTSFAAEGAAGPVKPDAAKGGQLFDQGDAARGIIACASCHGAAGNSTIPVNPNLAAQSHEYLAKQLADFQIKPGAKLPVRNGAGGNPTPMTAMAQNLTPADMQNIALYLAQQPLKEPATAGQEKLVDLGQKIWRGGLPDRKVPACASCHSANGAGIPSQYPRLSGQFPMYIEEQLKLFRSGDRKNDVMFAIADRMSDADIKAVSDYAAGLR, translated from the coding sequence ATGAAGCGTGTGCTGTCCCGGATGTTGGTTGCGAGCGGGCTGTTGCTCGGCGCCTCCGCCTTATCTACTACGAGTTTCGCCGCCGAAGGCGCCGCGGGCCCGGTAAAACCAGATGCCGCCAAGGGCGGACAGCTGTTTGACCAGGGTGATGCGGCCAGGGGCATCATCGCCTGTGCGTCCTGTCATGGCGCGGCGGGCAATAGCACCATCCCGGTGAACCCCAATCTGGCCGCGCAGTCCCACGAGTACCTGGCCAAGCAATTGGCGGACTTCCAGATCAAGCCTGGCGCCAAGCTGCCGGTGCGCAATGGCGCGGGCGGCAATCCCACCCCGATGACGGCCATGGCGCAGAACCTGACGCCCGCCGACATGCAGAACATCGCGCTGTACCTGGCGCAGCAGCCGCTCAAGGAGCCCGCCACGGCCGGCCAGGAGAAGCTGGTTGATCTGGGTCAAAAGATCTGGCGCGGCGGTTTGCCGGATCGCAAGGTTCCGGCCTGCGCCTCGTGCCATTCTGCCAATGGCGCGGGCATTCCCAGCCAGTACCCCCGGTTGTCGGGCCAGTTCCCCATGTACATTGAAGAGCAGCTGAAGCTGTTCCGCAGCGGCGACCGCAAGAACGACGTCATGTTCGCGATCGCGGACCGCATGTCGGACGCCGACATCAAGGCCGTGTCGGACTACGCCGCCGGTCTGCGGTAG
- the yihA gene encoding ribosome biogenesis GTP-binding protein YihA/YsxC, protein MSLLHRASFLTSAARLDQLPAAGAPEVCFVGRSNAGKSTAINVLCNQRRLAFSSKTPGRTRLINMFGLPDPLDPEGHIGYLVDLPGYGYASVARNEKEKWADILGGYLRDRESLVGIVLLIDIRRGVTELDRRLANFIAPTGRPVLALLTKADKLPYGQRMRTVFSVRKDLADIGALHTIPFSAPERIGLEEAGAHIENWISPKVVP, encoded by the coding sequence GTGTCCCTCCTACATCGCGCCTCTTTCCTCACTTCCGCGGCTCGCCTCGACCAGTTGCCGGCCGCCGGCGCTCCCGAGGTCTGCTTTGTCGGCCGCTCCAACGCCGGCAAATCCACGGCCATCAACGTGCTGTGCAACCAGCGTCGTCTTGCCTTCTCCAGCAAGACGCCGGGCCGCACGCGCTTGATCAACATGTTCGGCTTGCCCGACCCCCTGGATCCGGAAGGCCACATCGGTTATCTCGTCGACCTGCCCGGCTACGGCTACGCCTCCGTGGCCCGCAACGAAAAGGAAAAGTGGGCCGACATCCTGGGCGGCTACCTGCGTGACCGCGAATCGCTGGTCGGCATCGTGCTGCTCATCGACATCCGCCGCGGCGTCACCGAACTGGACCGCCGCCTCGCCAACTTCATCGCCCCCACCGGACGCCCGGTGCTGGCGCTGCTGACCAAGGCCGACAAGCTGCCCTACGGCCAGCGCATGCGCACCGTGTTCTCCGTGCGCAAGGACCTGGCCGACATCGGCGCCTTGCACACCATCCCCTTCTCGGCGCCCGAACGCATCGGCCTGGAAGAGGCCGGCGCGCATATAGAAAACTGGATTTCACCCAAGGTCGTACCATGA
- the hemB gene encoding porphobilinogen synthase: MNPQIISPEFPVSRPRRLRRDDFTRRLVRENALTVNDLIYPVFVAEGTGLQQAVPSLPGVVRYSLDTLLPVARECVELGIPVLALFPAIDPSLKTPDGIEATNPNGLIPRVVRELKKQVPELGILCDVALDPYTSHGQDGVIDDNGYVINEATVEILVKQALTQAEAGVDMVAPSDMMDGRIGAVRRALEANGHIHTQIMAYSAKYASAFYGPFRDAVGSATNLGKSNKMAYQMDPGNLDEALREVAADLQEGADMVMVKPGMPYLDVLRRVKDTFRVPTFAYQVSGEYAMIKAAAANGWLDHDKVMMEALLAFKRAGADGILTYFAIEAAKLLKSQR, from the coding sequence ATGAACCCGCAGATCATCTCCCCTGAATTCCCGGTATCCCGCCCGCGCCGCCTGCGCCGCGACGACTTCACCCGCCGCCTGGTGCGCGAGAACGCCCTGACGGTCAACGATCTGATCTACCCCGTGTTCGTGGCCGAAGGCACCGGCCTGCAACAGGCCGTGCCGTCGCTGCCGGGCGTGGTCCGCTATTCGCTGGACACGCTGCTGCCGGTGGCCCGCGAATGCGTGGAACTCGGCATTCCCGTGCTGGCGCTGTTCCCCGCCATCGACCCCTCGCTCAAGACGCCCGACGGCATCGAAGCCACCAACCCGAACGGCCTGATCCCGCGCGTGGTGCGTGAACTGAAGAAGCAGGTCCCCGAACTCGGCATTCTGTGCGACGTGGCGCTGGACCCCTACACCAGCCACGGCCAGGACGGCGTCATCGACGACAACGGCTACGTCATCAACGAAGCCACCGTCGAAATCCTGGTCAAGCAGGCGCTCACGCAAGCCGAGGCCGGCGTCGACATGGTCGCCCCCAGCGACATGATGGACGGCCGCATCGGCGCCGTGCGCCGCGCGCTGGAAGCCAACGGCCACATCCACACGCAGATCATGGCCTACTCCGCCAAGTACGCCAGCGCCTTCTACGGCCCGTTCCGCGACGCCGTGGGCTCGGCCACCAACCTGGGCAAGTCCAACAAGATGGCTTACCAGATGGATCCGGGCAACCTCGACGAAGCCCTGCGCGAAGTCGCGGCCGACCTGCAGGAAGGCGCCGACATGGTCATGGTCAAGCCCGGCATGCCTTACCTGGACGTGCTGCGCCGGGTCAAGGACACGTTCCGCGTGCCTACCTTCGCCTACCAGGTCAGCGGCGAGTACGCCATGATCAAGGCCGCCGCCGCCAACGGCTGGCTGGACCACGACAAGGTCATGATGGAAGCGCTCCTGGCGTTCAAACGCGCCGGCGCCGACGGCATCCTGACGTACTTCGCGATCGAAGCCGCGAAGCTGCTGAAGAGCCAGCGTTAA
- a CDS encoding DMT family transporter → MFVMATWGLNIVSVKYLTLHMDVQALAAVRIVIAFITVTLIIKARRGRIPRLGRAELGWVALAGFLVVYAHQMALVTGLRVSSAANGTLIMATSPLLSALLAAIFYRERLTLVRISGALLGLLGVGMVVVGSGARIGLTGWGDAIVFVAVLVFVCGGLVIQRMSRSMDPLGMLWYMYLAGGLMLVVHAALTPATYQGDTWQMTWWPWLVLLFSAVIASGVSNIVWNAGIARLGISRAALFVNWLPIFGLLFAALFLDEHVTPTHVAGLACVLGGTWLGLRRGAPAAGRNAAAKT, encoded by the coding sequence ATGTTCGTCATGGCCACTTGGGGCCTGAACATCGTCTCGGTCAAGTACCTGACGCTGCACATGGATGTGCAGGCCCTGGCGGCCGTGCGCATCGTCATCGCGTTCATCACCGTCACCCTCATCATCAAGGCCCGCCGGGGCCGCATTCCGCGGCTGGGCCGCGCCGAGCTGGGCTGGGTCGCGCTGGCGGGCTTCCTGGTGGTGTATGCGCACCAGATGGCGCTGGTGACGGGACTGCGGGTGTCCTCGGCCGCGAACGGCACGCTGATCATGGCGACCAGCCCTTTGCTGTCGGCGCTGCTGGCAGCCATCTTCTATCGCGAGAGGCTGACGCTGGTGCGTATTTCCGGCGCCTTGCTGGGCCTCTTGGGCGTGGGCATGGTGGTGGTCGGCAGCGGCGCGCGGATCGGCCTGACGGGCTGGGGCGATGCCATCGTGTTCGTGGCGGTGCTGGTGTTCGTCTGCGGCGGGCTGGTGATCCAACGCATGTCGCGCAGCATGGATCCGCTGGGCATGCTCTGGTACATGTACCTGGCCGGTGGCCTGATGCTGGTGGTGCACGCGGCGCTGACGCCCGCGACCTATCAGGGCGATACCTGGCAGATGACGTGGTGGCCGTGGCTGGTGCTGCTGTTTTCGGCGGTGATCGCCTCGGGCGTCAGCAACATCGTCTGGAATGCCGGCATTGCGCGGCTGGGCATCAGCCGCGCCGCCTTGTTCGTGAACTGGCTGCCGATCTTCGGCCTGCTGTTCGCGGCCCTGTTCCTGGATGAGCACGTCACGCCCACGCACGTCGCGGGGCTGGCCTGCGTGCTGGGGGGAACCTGGCTGGGATTGCGGCGCGGGGCGCCGGCGGCGGGCCGCAATGCGGCCGCCAAGACCTGA
- a CDS encoding ABC transporter ATP-binding protein, whose protein sequence is MLKLESVQISYGAIQAVRDVSLEIRAGEIVTIIGANGAGKSTLLKGVAGLEPLQGGRVTFDGRDITQVAAHQRVGLGLALSPEGRGVFADQTVYDNLVLGAYIRRRDPAAVAEGVERGYRLFPRLRERREQLAGTLSGGEQQMLAMARALMSEPRLLCLDEPSLGLAPLIVQDIFAAICKLRDDGLTIVLVEQMANQALGVADRAYVLETGRITLSGSGAELLRDPNVRAAYLGAH, encoded by the coding sequence ATGCTGAAACTAGAATCCGTGCAGATTTCGTATGGCGCCATCCAGGCGGTGCGCGATGTGTCGCTGGAGATCCGCGCGGGCGAGATCGTGACCATCATCGGCGCCAACGGCGCGGGCAAGAGCACCTTGCTGAAGGGCGTGGCGGGCCTGGAGCCCTTGCAGGGCGGACGCGTGACCTTCGATGGGCGCGACATCACGCAGGTCGCGGCGCATCAGCGCGTGGGCCTGGGCCTGGCGCTGTCGCCGGAGGGGCGCGGCGTGTTCGCGGACCAGACCGTCTACGACAACCTGGTGCTGGGCGCCTACATCCGGCGCAGGGACCCCGCGGCAGTGGCCGAAGGCGTGGAGCGTGGCTACCGGCTGTTCCCGCGGCTGCGCGAACGGCGCGAGCAGCTGGCCGGCACCTTGTCGGGCGGCGAGCAGCAGATGCTGGCGATGGCGCGCGCCCTGATGAGCGAGCCGCGCCTGCTGTGCCTGGACGAACCCTCGCTGGGGCTGGCGCCTTTGATCGTGCAGGACATCTTCGCGGCGATCTGCAAGCTGCGCGACGACGGGCTGACCATCGTGCTGGTGGAGCAGATGGCCAACCAGGCGTTGGGCGTGGCGGACCGGGCCTATGTGCTGGAGACCGGACGCATCACGTTGAGCGGCTCGGGCGCGGAACTGCTGCGCGACCCCAACGTACGGGCGGCGTATCTCGGCGCGCATTGA
- a CDS encoding ABC transporter permease subunit, with protein sequence MKRHGQTLIAVALAAALAVFAALVDNDYYLRIVFMACVYYLCAAGVNVLVGYAGQKSLGQAGLFAAGAYTAALLTSRWQVDPWLALAAAPVVAGVFGVLIALPSLRVKGPYLAMVTLAFGIVMEKIVTEWVDVFGGPSGLFGIMPLTWGGNPFTNQQWVWFALVLCVATQLLLRNVLDGRFGRALLSVQADEIASSSVGVRVYRAKVIAFVVAAVTCGIAGALVAQQNQYINSDFIGFNLSIFILLLVLFGGAGSKAGPAVGAIALTIIDAMLARWPSVQHFFYGALLLFALYFMPGGVMGLFSRRARRVADARPQGGGSEVAAPAMAKPAVAAQEELLLVVESLSKAYGGVKPAQDISFCLRRGHVHALIGPNGAGKSTLINMLSGVVLPDAGVVRFQGTDIAGERPHVICKLGIGRSFQNLRLFGELSVLDNVLLGRHSRMKNGFWTSLLGLPSARAEERRAREHAYRLVRMVGLEHLADTPAGSLPYGLQRRVELARALATEPTLLLLDEPAAGLNPQETAELGELLVRIGASCGITLLMVEHHMDLVMAISDHVIVLDYGIKIAEGKPAQVQADKRVIEAYLGTGMA encoded by the coding sequence ATGAAGCGGCACGGCCAGACCCTGATCGCCGTGGCGCTGGCGGCGGCGCTCGCCGTATTCGCCGCCCTGGTGGACAACGATTACTACCTGCGCATCGTATTCATGGCTTGCGTGTACTACCTGTGCGCGGCGGGCGTGAACGTGCTGGTGGGGTATGCGGGACAGAAGTCGCTGGGCCAGGCAGGCTTGTTTGCGGCCGGCGCTTATACGGCGGCCTTGCTGACCTCGCGTTGGCAAGTCGATCCGTGGCTGGCCCTGGCCGCGGCGCCGGTGGTGGCCGGCGTGTTCGGCGTGCTGATCGCCCTGCCGTCGCTGCGCGTTAAGGGGCCGTACCTGGCCATGGTGACGCTGGCTTTCGGCATCGTCATGGAGAAGATCGTCACAGAATGGGTGGACGTGTTCGGCGGCCCTTCGGGCCTGTTCGGCATCATGCCGTTGACCTGGGGCGGCAACCCGTTCACCAACCAACAGTGGGTGTGGTTCGCGCTGGTGCTGTGCGTGGCGACGCAGCTGCTGCTGCGCAACGTGCTGGACGGACGCTTCGGACGCGCCTTGCTGTCGGTGCAGGCCGATGAGATCGCCTCGTCTTCCGTCGGGGTGCGCGTGTATCGCGCCAAGGTCATCGCCTTCGTGGTGGCGGCCGTGACCTGCGGCATCGCGGGCGCGCTGGTGGCGCAGCAGAACCAGTACATCAACTCGGATTTCATCGGCTTCAATCTGTCTATCTTCATTTTGCTGCTGGTGCTGTTCGGCGGGGCGGGCTCGAAGGCGGGGCCGGCCGTGGGAGCGATAGCGCTGACCATCATCGATGCGATGCTGGCGCGCTGGCCGTCGGTGCAGCATTTCTTCTACGGCGCGTTGCTGCTGTTCGCGCTGTACTTCATGCCGGGCGGCGTGATGGGTCTGTTCTCGCGCCGCGCGCGGCGGGTCGCGGATGCGCGGCCGCAAGGCGGCGGCAGCGAGGTGGCGGCGCCGGCCATGGCCAAGCCGGCGGTTGCGGCGCAGGAAGAACTGTTGCTGGTGGTCGAGAGCCTGTCCAAGGCCTATGGCGGGGTGAAGCCGGCGCAGGACATTTCCTTCTGTCTGCGGCGCGGCCACGTGCACGCCCTGATCGGACCGAACGGCGCGGGCAAGAGCACGCTTATCAACATGCTCAGCGGCGTGGTGCTGCCAGACGCGGGCGTGGTCCGCTTCCAGGGCACGGACATTGCGGGCGAGCGGCCGCACGTCATCTGCAAGCTGGGCATAGGCCGCAGCTTCCAGAACCTGCGCCTGTTCGGCGAACTGTCGGTGCTGGACAACGTGCTGCTGGGCCGCCACAGCCGCATGAAGAACGGCTTCTGGACATCGCTGCTGGGTCTGCCGAGCGCACGCGCCGAGGAGCGCCGCGCGCGCGAGCACGCCTATCGGCTGGTGCGCATGGTGGGCCTGGAGCATCTGGCCGACACGCCGGCGGGCAGCCTGCCGTATGGCCTGCAGCGGCGCGTGGAACTGGCGCGCGCATTGGCGACGGAGCCGACCCTGCTGCTGCTGGACGAACCGGCGGCTGGGCTGAACCCGCAGGAGACCGCGGAGCTGGGCGAGCTGCTGGTGCGCATCGGCGCATCCTGCGGCATCACGCTGCTGATGGTCGAGCACCACATGGATCTGGTGATGGCGATTTCCGATCACGTGATTGTGCTGGACTACGGCATCAAGATCGCCGAGGGCAAGCCCGCCCAGGTGCAGGCGGACAAGCGCGTGATCGAGGCGTATCTGGGAACCGGCATGGCCTGA
- a CDS encoding branched-chain amino acid ABC transporter permease, with protein MLATLLQALVSGLAVGGAYALVALGFSITFTTTRTLNFGHGEFVSVGAFIGVGALFLFAGKPITTAAFTGLELSGWEYLLAGLAAVLVMGLLGVLLYVFGVRPFASRPGMAWVMSTLGFGILLQSAAFAVWGPAPVTVPAPFGDEVIRVFGAGVRSQELLLLAVAVVVMVLFDRVMNRTVLGKAMRAVAANPAVANLMGINVNAVMTGAFFASSALAGLAGFLVAPITSASIFMGLAIGLKGFSGAMIGGLSNPRGCVLGGFVLGLLESYVNLWQSQWREVAIFGLVILVLAVKPTGLFGKRLVEKV; from the coding sequence ATGTTGGCGACATTGTTGCAGGCGCTCGTCAGCGGGCTAGCCGTAGGGGGCGCGTATGCGTTGGTGGCGCTGGGCTTCAGCATCACGTTCACGACCACGCGCACGCTCAACTTCGGACACGGGGAATTCGTGTCCGTGGGTGCGTTTATCGGGGTAGGCGCCTTGTTCCTGTTTGCCGGCAAGCCGATCACTACCGCGGCCTTCACAGGCCTGGAACTGAGTGGTTGGGAGTACTTGCTGGCCGGGCTGGCGGCGGTGCTGGTGATGGGCTTGCTGGGCGTGCTGCTGTACGTGTTCGGCGTGCGGCCGTTCGCCTCGCGCCCGGGCATGGCCTGGGTCATGAGCACGCTAGGCTTCGGCATCCTGCTGCAGAGCGCCGCGTTCGCGGTCTGGGGACCCGCGCCGGTCACGGTGCCGGCGCCCTTCGGCGACGAGGTGATCCGCGTGTTCGGCGCGGGGGTGCGCAGCCAGGAACTGCTGCTGCTCGCCGTGGCGGTGGTGGTGATGGTGCTGTTCGACCGCGTCATGAACCGCACGGTGCTGGGCAAGGCGATGCGGGCCGTGGCCGCCAATCCCGCGGTCGCCAACCTGATGGGCATCAATGTGAACGCAGTGATGACCGGAGCCTTCTTCGCCAGTTCGGCGCTGGCCGGCCTGGCGGGTTTTCTGGTCGCGCCGATCACGTCGGCTTCGATATTCATGGGCCTGGCCATCGGCCTGAAGGGCTTTTCCGGCGCGATGATAGGCGGCCTGTCGAATCCGCGCGGCTGCGTGCTGGGCGGCTTCGTGCTGGGGCTGCTGGAGTCCTATGTGAACCTCTGGCAGTCGCAATGGCGTGAAGTGGCGATCTTCGGGTTGGTGATCCTGGTGTTGGCAGTCAAGCCCACCGGCCTGTTCGGCAAGCGTCTGGTGGAGAAGGTATGA
- a CDS encoding ABC transporter substrate-binding protein, with protein sequence MKAAGIFSTLSKAAALCALAVGAQAYAQDIKIGFNGDLSASPSAQSGQAAVLGLRTAIDDINANGGLLGRKLVLVVRDDLSQPPKSIQNMTDLIDNEKVVAIVGPTNSGNALAWKHIPNQKKIPVMGAIGSGTDITKPMRAGADNYMFRVGMVDREQVDGVIGYLKKNPKVKNVGFMIETTGYGQSALKDLEEVGAAQGVKAVAVEKFGVADTDMTSQLNKLKAAGVDTVVIWAQSTPIAHVFRSMEKINWFPLTLTSWAADNIAFYDTAGKTLSEKPFFLRTITDNRTAAQQKLYDRVSAKMTSPTAFGFLAHAYDGMNLLGMAIKQANSTDGDKVRLALENLDGTYEGAMKTYTKPFSATVHDALLVSDYKWAHWQDGKLVPYADDVTVAVAK encoded by the coding sequence ATGAAAGCAGCGGGGATTTTTTCCACCTTGTCCAAGGCGGCCGCCTTGTGCGCGCTGGCCGTGGGCGCGCAGGCCTATGCCCAGGACATCAAGATCGGCTTCAACGGCGACCTGTCGGCTTCGCCGTCCGCGCAAAGCGGGCAGGCCGCGGTGCTGGGCCTGCGCACGGCCATCGACGACATCAATGCCAATGGCGGCTTGCTCGGACGCAAGCTGGTGCTGGTGGTTCGCGATGACTTGTCCCAGCCGCCCAAGTCGATCCAGAACATGACGGACCTGATCGACAACGAAAAGGTCGTGGCCATCGTCGGCCCCACCAACTCGGGCAACGCGCTCGCCTGGAAGCACATCCCGAACCAGAAGAAGATCCCCGTCATGGGCGCCATCGGTTCCGGCACCGACATCACCAAGCCCATGCGCGCAGGCGCCGACAACTACATGTTCCGCGTCGGCATGGTGGACCGCGAACAGGTCGATGGCGTGATCGGCTACCTGAAGAAGAATCCCAAGGTCAAGAACGTGGGCTTCATGATCGAGACGACCGGCTACGGCCAGAGCGCGCTCAAGGACCTGGAGGAAGTGGGCGCGGCGCAGGGCGTCAAGGCCGTCGCGGTCGAGAAGTTCGGCGTGGCCGATACCGACATGACCTCGCAGCTGAACAAGCTGAAGGCGGCGGGCGTGGACACGGTGGTGATCTGGGCGCAGAGCACGCCGATCGCGCACGTGTTCCGCAGCATGGAGAAGATCAACTGGTTCCCGCTGACGCTGACCTCGTGGGCGGCGGACAACATCGCGTTCTACGACACGGCGGGCAAGACGCTGTCGGAAAAGCCTTTTTTCCTGCGCACCATCACCGACAACCGCACGGCCGCGCAGCAGAAGCTGTATGACCGCGTATCGGCCAAGATGACCTCGCCCACCGCGTTCGGCTTTCTGGCGCATGCCTATGACGGCATGAATCTGCTGGGCATGGCGATCAAGCAGGCGAACTCCACCGATGGCGACAAGGTGCGCCTGGCGCTGGAGAACCTGGATGGCACCTACGAAGGCGCGATGAAGACCTACACCAAGCCGTTCTCGGCCACGGTGCATGACGCGCTGCTGGTAAGCGACTACAAGTGGGCGCACTGGCAGGACGGCAAGCTGGTGCCTTACGCGGATGACGTGACCGTCGCCGTCGCCAAGTAG
- a CDS encoding SDR family NAD(P)-dependent oxidoreductase, with amino-acid sequence MSAATAGLLQGKLALVTGAGQGNGRALALGLAAAGARVVATDVQADNAMQTARAIIAAGGEAWSHALDVTDPEACTAIAAQVQLEVGPIDVLVNNAGILIREGIDSPRAAENWRRVLDVNLNGSFNMIHAFLGALRATRGVIINVGSIASFAGVGTTLGYSPSKGGVKMMTQAMARDLAPDGIRVNAIAPGVIETPMTQYTRDDPARLANFMQRIPLGRVGQPEDLVGPAVFLASPMAQYVTGVSLPVDGGYLAV; translated from the coding sequence ATGAGCGCCGCGACGGCGGGGCTGCTGCAGGGCAAGCTTGCCCTGGTGACGGGAGCGGGGCAAGGCAACGGACGGGCATTGGCGCTGGGCCTGGCGGCTGCGGGCGCGCGCGTGGTGGCGACCGATGTGCAGGCCGATAACGCCATGCAGACGGCACGCGCCATCATCGCCGCGGGCGGAGAGGCCTGGAGCCACGCGCTCGACGTGACGGACCCCGAGGCATGCACGGCGATCGCGGCGCAGGTGCAGCTGGAAGTGGGGCCGATCGACGTGCTGGTCAACAACGCCGGCATCCTGATCCGCGAAGGCATAGACAGTCCGCGCGCCGCCGAGAACTGGCGTCGCGTGCTGGACGTGAACCTGAACGGCAGCTTCAACATGATCCACGCCTTCCTGGGGGCGTTGCGCGCCACGCGCGGCGTCATCATCAACGTGGGCTCCATCGCGTCGTTTGCCGGGGTGGGCACGACCCTGGGCTATTCGCCGTCCAAGGGTGGCGTAAAGATGATGACGCAGGCCATGGCGCGCGACCTCGCGCCGGACGGCATACGGGTCAACGCCATTGCGCCGGGTGTCATCGAAACGCCGATGACGCAGTACACGCGGGACGATCCCGCCCGGCTGGCGAACTTCATGCAGCGCATTCCGCTGGGACGGGTGGGACAGCCCGAAGACCTGGTGGGCCCCGCCGTGTTCCTGGCTTCGCCGATGGCGCAGTACGTGACGGGCGTGTCCCTGCCGGTGGATGGCGGCTACCTCGCGGTATAG
- a CDS encoding FAD-dependent oxidoreductase — protein MAAAITAATSGLKVLIVEKEPRFGGSTARSGGWLWIPGTSLAKVQGIHETPDEGRAYLRHEAGDSYNAERVDAFLEQGPRAVDFFTSNTEVQFDMPLVFPDYHAEAPGGKQGGRSMVARPYDGRKLGAHVRDLAPALPELTVFGMMLGSGKEIVHFMRVTRSLASAWYVAKRLSRHFLDVAKHGRGMTLTNGNALAGRLAASAFKLGVPLWLNAPARSLIIEDGAVRGAVVQRDGATVRVRAARAVVLASGGFPYDIERRKQLYAHAPNGTEHYSPSPTGNSGDGLRLAESAGGQVNTALPNAAAWVPVSVVTRKDGSPGYMPHFIDRAKPGVIAVTRNGRRFTNEGSSYHDFVQEMVRACEGQGETCAWLICDHKTLRKYGLGSVAPFPLPIKRYLDTGYLTRGASVAELAQKTGIDAGSLRQTVEAYNREAALGRDPQFGKGSKAYNRYQGDALHGPNPCVAPIVKGPYYAIKVMIGDIGTFAGLKVDGQGRALNELGAVIPGLYAVGNDACSIMGGNYPGAGITLGPALTFGYVAGQSIAAAGKAAAREQAADASAQAAA, from the coding sequence ATGGCAGCTGCAATCACCGCGGCAACGTCAGGCCTGAAGGTCCTTATCGTTGAAAAAGAGCCGCGCTTTGGCGGCTCCACCGCGCGTTCCGGCGGCTGGCTGTGGATACCGGGCACCTCGCTGGCCAAGGTGCAGGGCATCCATGAAACACCGGACGAAGGCCGCGCCTATCTGCGTCACGAAGCCGGCGACAGCTACAACGCCGAACGCGTGGATGCCTTTCTGGAGCAGGGGCCGCGCGCTGTCGACTTCTTCACGTCGAACACCGAAGTGCAGTTCGACATGCCGCTGGTGTTCCCCGACTATCACGCGGAAGCCCCCGGCGGAAAGCAGGGCGGACGTTCAATGGTGGCGCGGCCCTACGATGGCCGCAAGCTCGGCGCCCACGTCAGGGACCTGGCGCCCGCGCTGCCCGAGTTGACCGTGTTCGGCATGATGCTAGGCTCGGGCAAGGAGATCGTGCATTTCATGCGAGTCACGCGCTCGCTGGCCTCGGCCTGGTACGTGGCCAAGCGCCTGAGCCGGCATTTCCTGGATGTGGCCAAGCATGGCCGCGGCATGACGCTGACCAACGGCAATGCGTTGGCCGGCCGGCTGGCCGCCTCCGCGTTCAAGCTGGGCGTGCCCCTGTGGCTGAACGCGCCGGCCAGGTCGCTCATCATCGAAGATGGCGCCGTGCGCGGCGCGGTGGTGCAGCGCGATGGCGCGACCGTGCGCGTGCGCGCCGCGCGCGCCGTGGTACTGGCTTCCGGCGGCTTTCCCTATGACATCGAACGCCGCAAGCAGCTGTATGCGCACGCACCCAACGGCACGGAACACTATTCGCCATCGCCCACGGGCAACAGCGGCGACGGGCTGCGCCTGGCCGAGAGCGCGGGCGGGCAGGTCAATACCGCCCTGCCCAATGCCGCGGCATGGGTGCCGGTGTCCGTGGTGACCCGCAAGGACGGCAGCCCGGGTTACATGCCGCACTTCATCGACCGCGCCAAGCCGGGCGTCATCGCCGTCACGCGTAATGGTCGCCGCTTCACCAACGAAGGCAGTTCGTACCATGACTTCGTGCAGGAGATGGTGCGCGCATGCGAGGGACAGGGCGAGACCTGCGCCTGGCTGATCTGCGACCACAAGACCCTGCGCAAATATGGCCTGGGCAGCGTGGCGCCGTTCCCGTTGCCCATCAAGCGCTACCTGGACACAGGCTATCTGACTCGCGGTGCATCGGTGGCGGAGCTGGCGCAGAAGACCGGCATCGATGCCGGCAGCCTGCGCCAGACGGTCGAAGCGTACAACCGCGAGGCCGCGCTGGGCCGTGATCCGCAATTCGGCAAGGGCAGCAAGGCCTACAACCGCTATCAAGGCGATGCGCTGCATGGCCCGAATCCCTGCGTGGCGCCCATCGTGAAAGGGCCGTATTACGCGATCAAGGTCATGATCGGCGATATCGGCACCTTCGCCGGCCTGAAGGTCGATGGCCAGGGCCGCGCATTGAACGAGCTGGGCGCGGTCATACCCGGCCTGTACGCCGTGGGCAACGACGCCTGCAGCATCATGGGAGGCAACTACCCTGGCGCGGGCATCACCTTGGGTCCGGCGCTGACCTTCGGCTACGTCGCGGGCCAGAGCATTGCAGCCGCCGGCAAGGCCGCTGCGCGCGAGCAAGCCGCGGACGCTTCCGCGCAGGCGGCCGCATGA